One Idiomarina loihiensis L2TR genomic window carries:
- a CDS encoding type II toxin-antitoxin system RelE/ParE family toxin, giving the protein MVEALTSFHKCWISKVPLRNKALIAAREAVKNIHQDVLVLAHQPENGRPLNDMPVEFREWLIDFGQSGHLALYRYDGFETIILAVLAGSYPVYNHQNDY; this is encoded by the coding sequence ATGGTTGAGGCGCTAACCTCCTTTCATAAGTGCTGGATTTCTAAGGTACCTTTGCGAAACAAGGCTCTGATAGCTGCCCGCGAGGCCGTTAAAAACATCCACCAGGACGTCCTTGTTTTGGCTCATCAACCCGAAAATGGCCGCCCTCTGAATGATATGCCCGTCGAATTTAGAGAGTGGCTCATTGATTTTGGCCAGAGTGGCCATCTCGCACTGTACCGTTACGATGGTTTTGAAACGATCATCCTAGCAGTGCTTGCCGGTTCATATCCAGTATATAATCACCAAAACGACTATTGA
- a CDS encoding LTA synthase family protein: MWNVLLKKATRSLAHYQTLIVGFALGLIILSVSRLLLFIWQFDRVTEAANIGYLMVMGLRADVVQMGYLTLPLLLFAPLFLNRWGLGLWQKLQSIWLIIAITYIAFMEISTPAFVMQYDLRPNRLFIEYLEYPKEVFSMLWAGFKPWLFVSGVVVIGCLYGLTKLAKRLNTSPPIDNKKVVSSLVVWPLLVILVFAGVRSTLAHRPANPAFFAVTSDALVNSLVISSAYSVEYAIYNMRHEASAASVYGKVPIDQILNTVKKQPHLVEKTFPSEKYPTVHFNPASRNYNKPKNIVVILEESLGATFVKDLGGVGVTPNLEQLRQEGWWFKQLYATGTRSVRGIEAVISSFLPTPARSTVKLSLSQQNFYTAADLLSRKGYFTEFIYGGETHFDNMGSFFTGNGFQSILGQGDIVNPQFVGSWGASDGDLFNTAHQRFKELEKIGQPFFSLVFTSSNHEPFEFPDNAIELYSKSKNTVENAVKYADFALGEFIKKAKRSEYWEDTIFLIVADHDTRVYGNELVPINKFHIPGLILGGSIKPRKIDSIVSQIDLLPTVISLAGVSSWTPSIGQDLSAENVPFANRAMMQFGNNYAWMTNDAVIILTPSGSMAGYYDFHKNSFVRSSKVHDTLYNDALAHALLPSWLYQNLAYFVPEDLN; this comes from the coding sequence ATGTGGAATGTTTTGCTAAAAAAAGCGACGCGGTCTTTAGCGCACTATCAGACGCTGATTGTAGGATTTGCGCTTGGCTTAATCATTTTGAGTGTCAGCCGTCTGCTGCTGTTTATCTGGCAGTTTGATCGTGTAACGGAGGCGGCGAATATTGGCTATCTGATGGTGATGGGATTGAGGGCTGACGTTGTTCAAATGGGATATCTGACACTGCCATTATTGTTATTTGCGCCGTTATTTCTAAACCGATGGGGTTTGGGGCTATGGCAAAAACTTCAGAGCATCTGGTTGATTATCGCTATTACCTATATTGCGTTTATGGAGATATCAACGCCAGCTTTTGTTATGCAATACGATTTGCGACCTAACCGCTTGTTCATTGAATATTTAGAATATCCCAAAGAAGTGTTTAGTATGCTCTGGGCTGGTTTTAAACCCTGGTTATTTGTAAGCGGCGTGGTTGTGATTGGCTGTTTATATGGGTTAACTAAATTAGCGAAGCGCTTGAATACATCACCCCCCATCGATAACAAGAAGGTTGTCAGTTCTCTGGTTGTCTGGCCGTTGTTAGTGATCCTTGTCTTTGCTGGTGTCCGCTCAACTCTGGCGCACCGGCCGGCTAACCCAGCCTTTTTTGCAGTGACGTCTGATGCGCTTGTGAATAGTTTAGTTATTAGTTCAGCTTACTCTGTCGAATATGCAATTTATAATATGCGTCATGAGGCAAGCGCTGCCAGTGTGTATGGTAAGGTTCCCATCGATCAGATACTTAATACCGTGAAAAAACAACCTCACTTAGTTGAGAAAACTTTTCCGTCTGAAAAATACCCAACAGTGCATTTTAATCCCGCCTCCCGTAATTACAACAAACCCAAAAATATTGTTGTTATTTTGGAGGAGAGTCTGGGGGCTACTTTTGTTAAAGATTTAGGTGGGGTTGGTGTGACACCAAATCTTGAACAGTTACGACAGGAAGGTTGGTGGTTTAAGCAGTTGTACGCGACAGGAACTCGCTCGGTTCGCGGTATTGAGGCGGTCATCTCAAGCTTTTTACCAACGCCTGCAAGAAGCACCGTAAAACTCTCTTTATCGCAGCAAAACTTTTATACCGCGGCGGATTTGTTGTCGCGTAAAGGCTATTTTACCGAGTTTATTTACGGTGGTGAAACCCACTTCGACAATATGGGGAGCTTTTTTACCGGCAACGGATTTCAATCAATACTGGGGCAAGGTGACATTGTTAACCCACAATTTGTGGGCAGTTGGGGGGCTAGTGACGGCGATTTATTTAATACGGCGCATCAGCGATTTAAGGAACTGGAAAAAATCGGGCAACCTTTTTTTAGTTTAGTTTTTACATCGTCCAATCATGAGCCGTTTGAGTTTCCGGACAATGCAATTGAGCTCTATTCGAAGTCAAAGAATACGGTTGAAAATGCGGTTAAATACGCAGATTTCGCTCTGGGTGAATTCATTAAAAAGGCAAAAAGAAGTGAATATTGGGAGGACACGATTTTTCTAATTGTTGCAGACCATGATACGCGTGTCTACGGCAACGAATTAGTGCCCATTAATAAATTCCATATACCCGGGCTTATTTTGGGAGGGTCTATTAAACCCAGGAAAATAGATTCAATAGTCAGTCAAATTGATTTGTTACCGACTGTTATATCGCTTGCGGGTGTTTCTTCCTGGACTCCGTCAATAGGGCAGGATCTATCTGCAGAAAATGTACCGTTTGCCAATCGTGCGATGATGCAATTTGGTAATAACTATGCGTGGATGACTAACGACGCTGTGATCATTTTAACGCCAAGCGGAAGTATGGCTGGTTACTATGATTTCCATAAAAACAGTTTTGTCAGAAGCAGCAAAGTACATGACACATTGTATAACGACGCTTTAGCACACGCACTTTTACCTTCATGGCTTTACCAAAACCTTGCTTACTTTGTGCCGGAGGATCTAAATTAG
- a CDS encoding phosphatase PAP2 family protein has product MPALKMTTTSQRWLITLVIFIAVLTTAELFDLKFLFANALYRLEGGQWSLKHHFITETIFHEGARNLNLIAVISLLALTLFQFFPGKNNAQRRRYMLLLLSILLSFGLVNYLKATLGMDCPWDLRVYGGTKPYFSLWSLNDSPFSSGRCFPSGHSSIGFAWIGLYFFWRKNQPVLANTSAVFSLFVGFTLGFAQQLRGAHFFVDDITTAFICWSIALLIFHIGEHHETTDT; this is encoded by the coding sequence ATGCCAGCTTTGAAGATGACAACAACCAGCCAACGTTGGCTGATTACTCTGGTCATTTTTATTGCGGTGTTAACAACGGCAGAATTATTTGATCTCAAATTTCTATTTGCCAATGCACTCTATCGGCTAGAAGGGGGGCAGTGGTCACTTAAACACCACTTCATTACTGAAACCATTTTTCATGAAGGTGCTCGGAACCTCAATCTCATCGCTGTCATTTCGCTACTGGCCTTAACCTTATTCCAGTTTTTTCCGGGAAAAAATAACGCTCAGCGGCGTCGCTATATGCTGCTGCTCTTATCTATTTTACTGTCTTTTGGCTTGGTTAATTACCTTAAAGCGACTCTGGGGATGGACTGTCCCTGGGATCTGCGTGTATACGGCGGCACCAAACCTTACTTCAGTTTGTGGTCGTTGAATGACAGCCCCTTTAGCTCAGGACGATGCTTTCCGTCGGGGCATTCGAGTATCGGTTTTGCCTGGATCGGGCTTTATTTTTTCTGGCGTAAAAATCAGCCCGTCCTTGCTAATACATCGGCTGTTTTCTCACTTTTTGTTGGCTTCACTCTCGGCTTTGCACAACAACTGCGTGGCGCCCACTTCTTCGTCGACGATATCACTACAGCGTTTATTTGCTGGAGCATCGCGTTACTCATTTTTCATATAGGTGAGCATCATGAAACGACTGACACTTAA
- a CDS encoding response regulator has protein sequence MRLLLLEDDKTLAEGIIKGLNRMGYMVELAMNLSQAESALKTDQFELAIFDLGLPDGNAVSLIKKLRKAGQPVPIVVLTAWDDVDTKVLALNEGANDYVVKPFELRELEARVRVQVRKANLQLNDVINCGDLSVDIASQQCRFQRKLINLTRLEWILLKQLALHVGKIVSKEQLETACYGWDSDNESNSLEVHIHHLRKKLNPSLITTIRGLGYLLKDESS, from the coding sequence ATGCGTCTACTACTCCTTGAAGATGACAAAACCTTGGCAGAAGGTATCATTAAGGGCCTGAATCGTATGGGTTATATGGTCGAACTCGCTATGAATCTGTCGCAAGCGGAAAGTGCCCTTAAAACTGACCAATTCGAACTGGCAATTTTTGATCTTGGCCTGCCTGATGGCAATGCCGTATCCTTGATCAAAAAACTGAGAAAGGCAGGACAACCCGTTCCTATTGTCGTACTCACCGCTTGGGATGATGTTGATACGAAGGTGCTGGCACTGAATGAGGGCGCCAATGATTACGTAGTAAAGCCGTTTGAGCTACGTGAGTTAGAAGCCCGTGTTCGGGTTCAGGTGCGAAAAGCAAACCTCCAACTTAATGATGTTATAAATTGCGGCGATCTGAGCGTTGATATTGCATCACAACAATGTCGCTTTCAGCGCAAACTCATTAATTTAACCCGGTTAGAATGGATATTACTCAAACAACTCGCGTTGCATGTCGGAAAGATAGTGAGTAAAGAGCAGTTAGAAACTGCATGTTATGGCTGGGATAGCGATAACGAAAGCAATTCGTTAGAGGTCCATATTCACCATTTACGAAAAAAACTGAACCCTAGCCTGATAACTACCATCCGAGGTTTAGGCTATCTGTTAAAAGATGAGTCATCATGA
- a CDS encoding phosphoethanolamine transferase, whose translation MKRLTLNFSILLMVVATWLTFAYSAPLLNTLEAYGVQSFTQFKLMAFTLCFYAFVLALSRFINAFKPLAIILIIVAAPASFYMLQYGIVIDSDMLINTMETDPAEAGDQFSTSFFITLMALGIIPSLLLMYIKIPKARTLTQIKQSLVTAVCFCFLAVGIVYTSYDDFASLFRNHRDVKYRIVPFNVISASVSVIRQKLERPAQFTSLGQDAVQTKTSAKPKVMVVILGETARADHFSLNGYERPTTPMLSQLATSEPILSYKAAMSCGTATAVSVPCMFSFLTADTYSNAARNSSNVLDVLENAGIRASWIENNFGCKDVCNRIHTIVMDEDRCGETGCYDFEMLDDLSSWLRNITQDSIIVLHQMGSHGPAYYKRSPEKLKHFLPECKSEELTNCAKEEIINAYDNSLLITDRLVSQAIRLLRSHKELESSMMYVSDHGESLGDNGIYLHGLPNWLAPEEQRHIPWIIWPSETFEMTGNNTDANINHDNFSHTVLGYFNVETSLYNPSLDLTRLTRDM comes from the coding sequence ATGAAACGACTGACACTTAATTTTTCAATACTGTTAATGGTTGTTGCAACTTGGTTAACCTTTGCCTACTCAGCGCCTTTATTAAACACTTTGGAGGCTTATGGTGTCCAGTCATTCACACAGTTTAAGTTAATGGCATTCACACTCTGTTTTTATGCTTTTGTGCTGGCCTTAAGCCGGTTTATTAATGCGTTCAAGCCACTGGCGATTATTTTAATTATTGTGGCTGCGCCGGCCTCATTTTATATGCTGCAATACGGCATTGTTATTGACTCCGACATGCTCATCAATACCATGGAGACCGACCCAGCAGAGGCCGGAGACCAATTTTCTACCAGTTTTTTTATCACGTTAATGGCACTGGGTATCATCCCTTCGTTATTGCTGATGTACATAAAAATCCCCAAAGCAAGAACACTTACACAGATCAAACAAAGTCTTGTTACAGCAGTCTGCTTCTGTTTTTTAGCGGTCGGTATTGTTTATACAAGTTATGACGACTTTGCCTCCTTATTTCGTAACCATCGGGATGTAAAATATCGGATCGTCCCATTCAATGTCATCTCGGCGAGTGTTTCAGTCATAAGACAAAAACTAGAAAGGCCGGCTCAGTTTACCTCTTTGGGGCAGGACGCGGTGCAAACTAAAACTTCGGCAAAGCCAAAAGTAATGGTTGTCATATTGGGCGAAACAGCGCGTGCAGATCACTTTTCACTGAATGGTTATGAGCGTCCGACAACACCCATGCTTTCCCAGTTAGCAACTTCAGAACCAATCTTGAGCTACAAAGCTGCCATGTCATGCGGCACAGCTACGGCTGTTTCTGTTCCCTGCATGTTCAGTTTTTTAACGGCAGACACTTATTCCAATGCCGCCAGAAATTCCAGTAACGTATTAGATGTGTTAGAAAATGCCGGTATCAGAGCAAGCTGGATTGAAAACAACTTCGGGTGCAAGGACGTCTGTAACCGTATTCATACCATTGTAATGGATGAAGATCGGTGCGGAGAAACGGGCTGCTACGACTTTGAGATGCTTGATGACTTGAGCTCCTGGTTACGAAACATCACTCAGGATTCGATTATTGTGCTTCACCAAATGGGTAGTCATGGGCCAGCATATTACAAACGCTCGCCAGAGAAACTCAAACATTTTTTACCAGAGTGTAAAAGCGAGGAATTAACAAACTGCGCAAAAGAAGAAATTATTAATGCGTACGACAACAGTTTATTGATAACTGATCGGCTCGTGAGTCAGGCCATTAGGTTATTGAGGAGCCACAAAGAGCTGGAGAGCAGTATGATGTATGTATCCGACCACGGTGAGTCCCTGGGTGATAACGGTATCTACCTGCATGGTTTACCAAATTGGTTAGCGCCCGAGGAGCAACGACATATCCCTTGGATAATTTGGCCTTCAGAGACATTTGAAATGACGGGGAATAATACAGACGCCAATATTAATCACGATAATTTCTCGCATACTGTATTAGGTTACTTTAATGTAGAAACGTCACTTTATAATCCAAGCCTTGATTTAACCCGTTTAACGAGAGATATGTAA
- a CDS encoding diacylglycerol kinase: protein MKPGKTGVIRILHATRYSIKGLKAAWLFEAAFRQEVLLFILLAPILVLAPLALAERLLMFLSLSGLLITELLNSAVEAVVDRIGADFHELSARAKDIASAAVFLAIIQFIIVWAALLCQL from the coding sequence ATGAAACCAGGCAAAACAGGAGTAATCCGAATACTTCATGCAACGCGGTATTCCATAAAGGGGCTAAAAGCTGCATGGCTTTTTGAAGCCGCATTTCGGCAAGAAGTGTTACTGTTCATTTTATTAGCGCCTATTTTAGTGCTGGCACCGTTGGCGTTAGCAGAGCGGTTGTTAATGTTTTTGTCTCTGTCCGGCTTACTCATTACTGAGTTGCTTAATTCCGCTGTAGAAGCTGTAGTCGACCGTATCGGCGCAGACTTTCATGAGCTTAGCGCGCGAGCGAAAGATATCGCGTCGGCCGCTGTATTTCTTGCGATCATTCAGTTCATCATCGTTTGGGCAGCACTCTTATGCCAGCTTTGA